The Salvelinus fontinalis isolate EN_2023a chromosome 32, ASM2944872v1, whole genome shotgun sequence nucleotide sequence ACAATTACAGTCAATGAGGAATATGTATTTAAAAGGGGCTCTCACAAGTGCATAGGTCCATTTGTAAATCTAAATAATATTGTTTGTTGAAATATATTAGTAGTCTAAGGGTAATATAGAGTATAACCCACTTAGGTCTCATAGTGTTGCTCCCTCTGTTCCTGGCAGCTTTGATGTCTTCCTCATCCACCTCTCCTAGGAGGTTCTCCTGTGGAACCCTTGGTTTCTGCTTCACCACTTCCTTCTCTGTGACATCACCATCCTCCTGGTTGCTGACGTCTCCATCACCTGTCTTAGCCTTCTACCTCGCTTGGGGGGCATTATCTGTCCTTCTCCTCTTTTTCACCAcccactcctccttctccgtgcCTGCAAGGTTCTCTCCATCTGTGTCAGGATTCCTTTGTCTTTTTCCACCTCTTTTCTTTGTACCCTTCTTCTCCAGTCCGAGCTCATCACCTTCGGCCTGCGGTGGCTGCGTTAACACTCTTGCCTCCTCCACATCCCCTCCTCCCCGGCCCTTTCTGGCCCTCACTCGAGATTTCTTGGCAGTGGTGGCGCCGACAGCGGTCTCTTCTATCATACCGCCCTCTGCCTGTCCTTTGAGACCTGATCTGgtttctccatcctctcctcctccagagcCAGACCCTAATGAGGAGCGTTGTCCAGCGGGCCACAGACTGGCTGGGTCTGCTGCAGACGTTACGCCACCACCAATCTGGGGCTGGTGCTCGTCAGGAGAAGGCAGATCCTGTGGCATGGTACTCTTGGAAGCCCTCTCCCCCAGGAGAGTGGTTCCTTCGTTCTGCCTGGAAGGTGTGACAAAGGAACTGGCGGAACGTCCTGCGATCTCTCCCTTGACAGCACCTCCCCTTTTGGCGGCAAGAAACAAATTATCCACAACCGACTTCTCTGCGTCATCCACCTCATCAAACACCTGACATCTCTCCAGCCAGCTGCTGTCTACAGAGGTCAGCCTCTTGGTGAAGGTCTGTCTGAGCTGCTGGGccctgctgcctgcctgtctgtatgaTGAGGATGCCCCCGCTGCAGGAGACCATAGCTTGGAGGGTGTGAAGGCTGTTAGGGGCTCAAAGGGCTCCTCCGGTAGCTGGTCTGGGTGTTCTGTCCCTGTCTGCATTGGAGGCCAGGGGGTCTTGCTATGTGTAGGCTGGCTTTGGCAGAGGGGATAACAGGGTATGGCTGTCTGCAGCACCAGCTGCAGGGTATGGCTGTCTGCAGCACCAGCTGCAGGGTATGGCTGTCGGCAGCTCCAGCTACAGGGTATGGCTGTCGGCAGCTCCAGCTACAGGGTATGGCTGTCGGCAGCTCCAGCTACAGGGTATGGCTGTCGGCAGCTCCAGCTACAGGGTATGGCTGTCTGCAGCACCAGCTACAGGGTATGGCTGTCTGCAGCACCAGCTGCAGGGTATGGCTGTCGGCAGCTCCAGCTACAGGGTATGGCTGTCGGCAGCTCCAGCTACAGGGTATGGCTGTCGGCAGCTCCAGCTACAGGGTATGGCTGTCGGCAGCTCCAGCTACAGGGTATGGCTGTCGGCAGCTCCAGCTACAGGGTATGGCTGTCGGCAGCTCCAGCTACAGGGTATGGCTGTCGGCAGCTCCAGCTACAGGGTATGGCTGTCGGCAGCTCCAGCTACAGGGTATGGCTGTCGGCAGCTCCAGCTACAGGGTATGGCTGTCGGCAGCTCCAGCTACAGGGTATGGCTGTCGGCAGCTCCAGCTACAGGGTATGGCTGTCGGCAGCTCCAGCTACAGGGTATGGCTGTCGGCAGCTCCAGCTACAGGGTATGGCTGTCGGCAGCTCCAGCTACAGGGTATGGCTGTCTGCAGCACCAGCTGCAGGGTATGGCTGTCGGCAGCTCCAGCTACAGGGTATGGCTGTCGGCAGCTCCAGCTACAGGGTATGGCTGTCGGCAGCTCCAGCTACAGGGTATGGCTGTCGGCAGCTCCAGCTACAGGGTATGGCTGTCGGCAGCTCCAGCTACAGGGTATGGCTGTCTGGCTGCAGGGTATGGAAAGACAATATGTTAGTTACTGTAGTCTCCGAGTAATGCATGATACAGAAATTGAATagataactagctacatagctagctaccttGTTGGGCTTTCTTTGATGTTCTTGAACAAATGACTGCTCCCAGGTTTTCAGAAGAATCTTGACATCATTGTATCGATCCATCACTTCCTCAGATATATTATCGACCTTGTAGGAATTAGTTTGCTGAGATGATGAATAATTAGTATTATAGCCGGTAGCAATTTGTTGTAAATATGACATGTTGGACTAGAGTTCAGAGAGTTTGTGCAAGTTTGAAAGTGAACGGtatctatataaatatataagtcAGTGATTTCAGCAGTATCCAAACAGCTGGCTCTCATGACAGTAATACTCAAATCATTGTTAGCATTCATTATAAACGTAGTAGCTACCTAAGGTTTCAGACAAGAGCTACATATGAGAATGTAAACAACGTCAAATCAGAGAGCAGACACAGCTAACGTAACGTTAGCCTTAGCCATCTGACTCTGAGCTAAAGTTACAACAGTGGGTTAAAAAAGTCCCAAAAGGCCGTCATCTCAAACGAAATAAGTCTGACGTTTCTTACCTGACTGCGGGAAATAATAAATCATCATAAACGCTGCCTTAAGGGGGTTAATTCTGCTTCTTACACCAGGAAAATGACATAGCTAACTATTGTACCGAGCAGATATTTCCACAATTTTAGCGCCCTGTAAAAGTGACGTCCACCTATCTACCAATGGAAGGCTGCTGAGGAAGTAAAAACCAATCAGAAGGAAGGATTACTTTTGAAGGCGGGTATATGTTGGTTATCCGTAATCCTATTGGAGAtgtaaaatgtaatttaaaaataCGGAAGTACGTATTTATCAGCATGGAAAGGCGCATGAGGATGATGTGAGTGTGCTTTAACGTTTTATCAACTTTATAGAACCGCACGATCGTTTTTTAAAACACAGAACTATTTATCTAGCAAGCGActttgttttatatatttttaacattCAAGAAAGTCGTGTGGTTGTGGATGAGTTAGAATCTAGCTAACGTTATCCTAATTTCGACCGACTAACGAGCTACAACGATCGAAATGACTTAAAGTGATGATCATGCCATGACAGCATGAGTTTTGACACCATTTTTTTACGGACTATGTTGTGTCAGCTTGCTGGGGTTCTTGTTTTGGATGAACCTCGCAACTGTCTTGTATGTTTATGTTGTGTTCTAGCTAGGTACATGgtcttgctaacgttagctattattGCTTctcgttttcctctctctctttgtagatAGTTATCTTTACAGATGATGAACTGTAACCCTGTGTCTGTCAACTTTGGGATTTCTTAAGATTTGGATTACAATATTTCTACTGACCACCAACATGCTGAGTGAGGTAGAGGCCAAAGAGCTGCTGTCCTTCCTCACACTGGACACCAGGCCAGACGTCAAGGGCCAGGCTACTGAGTACATCCTGGGCCTCTCTGGCAACAGGGATGGCTGTCGCTACCTACAGACAAAACCTGACTTCCTTAAAGCCTTGGTGACCCTCACTACCGACCCCTCCATCGCTATCGTCAAAGACTGTTACCACTCTCTCATCAACCTGTCGGCTGATGAGACCATGCACCAACCACTGATCAAAGACTCGGACTTCCTCCCTATATTGTTTAAAAACCTCCTGGACCCAGAATTTATGTTTGCGGACCGTATCTGTACGATCCTCACTAACCTGTCGCGGCACGTGAAGACGTGTAAAGAGGTGTTTAAGGCTATGCAGGAGCAGGAGATAGGTTTGCCGCAGATAGTGGACATCTTCTGCACTGAGGGCTACAACAAGCAGGCATCGCTCCATTACCTGGGCCCCCTCCTCTCCAACCTCACACAGCTGCCCGAGACCAGACACTTTAACCTGGATAAGGAGAGGTCAGTGGCTGGGTGGTTAGCTCAGATCCAGGGCTAGATTATGTCTTTGATTTCTCTCATAATCCAGTAACACCAATGTTATACAGGCCTGAAGAGCTGTAAATCCAGTCCTGTATTCAGTGTCTTATGATTTAAAGATAAACTGATTGTAGATCAGCAACACTCCTTTTCTGAGATGCTTAATGCATATGGGCCCTGGTGCTTTCTTTTTCTGCCCCATAAAAAGTGCTTCCTTTCTTTTGCTGATCATCCAGCATGTTGCTTATGGAAGAccactcactctgtgtgtgtgtgtgtgtgtgtgtgtgtgtgtgtggtgtgtttttgATGTTCCACAGGTGTGTAGTTCAGAGGCTCCTTCCCTACACCCAATACCAGGCCTCAACAATCAGACGAGGGGGAGTCATTGGCACTCTGAGAAATTGTTGCTTTGATCATGGTAGAGGAGGAAGACTCACACACATCTTAATAGGTGTACGACAGTCAGTTTTAACCTTCATAGTTTATGCCTGTTTTGTGTTGAATTGAGTAGGATTAATTTCCGATAAATGCTCTAGATATGTAGAGCTTTTACCTTGTAATCAAtgggaagatctcaattgcatactcctaaTTTTCTTTTCCCCCCCAGCTCATCATGAGGGGTTGCTGAGTGATGCGGTGGACATTCTGCCTTTCCTGTTGCTGCCTCTCGCTGGGCCTGAGGAACTGTCTGACGAGGAGAATGAAGGTAAATCATTGTTCCTGTCTGAGTGACCTTGCGGTTTAACCCCCCCTCGCCCTCGGCACATATacaacccccctccccccagcgTGGGTACAAATCCAGGCACCTACCGGCCCCtactctctcccatctccctgtTGTCTCTGAAAAACAATAAAATACagaaggattttttttttattaaaaggaCTGTGTCTGGGACATGACCATGTCTGCTGCAGTGGCCCTCTCGTCCATAGGGGGCAGTGTGTTTGTTCTGTGCAGATGACAGGTTGAATTTCAGGGCACCACCCTATTTTATTTTGCATTATGAGAAGACACAATTCGCATCAGGCTAACGTCAGATTAGAGGGGCCCCAAATGGAAACTGTTGAAGATCCTTCCAAGAAAGTTGTGAATTTGTGCTGTACTCAGCATCGGTTCGAAGGCAGTGAACACATAAAATAGTTAGAAATCTGTTTTTATGTTTCACTCTTGTGGAACATACTAATGTTAACCAGTCTTTATAGTAGGCTAAGCAGCCGGAGGCTGGAGAAGAGCCAAGCTCCTAGAGAGATGGTGGGCGTCACAAGGCCCACACTCAGTAGTGTAAACAACATAAtacatactgtgtgtgtatgtggtatttattagctagctaaacatagatacagtgccttctgaaagtattcagaccccttgacctttccacattgttacagccttattctaaaattgattaaattgtgtttaatcctcatcaatctacacacaataccccataatgacagcaaATGTGTtacaaataaactgaaatatcacagttataagtattcagaccctttactcagtactttgttgaagcacctttggcagcgaatacagcattgagtctttggtatgacgctacgagcttggcacacctgtatttggggagtttatcccattactctctgcagatcctcacaagctctgttaggttgtatggggagtgtcgctgcacagctatttccaggtctccgGAGATGTTtgctcgggttcaagtccgggctcttgctggacaactaaaggacattcagaaactgtgttctgggggaccttcaatgctgcagacatttttttagtacccttccccagatctgtgcctcgacacaatcccgtctcggagctctacggacaattccttcgacctcattacttggtgtttgctctgacatgcactgtcaactgtgggaccttatataaacaggtgtgtggctttccaaatcatgtccaataaatataatttaccacaggtgtactccaagttgtagaaacatctcaaggatgttcaaaggaaacaggatgtacctgagctcaattttgagtctcataacaaagggtctgagtacttatgtaaataaggtatttctaaacttgttttcgctttgacattttaggttattgtgtgtagattgaggatttttatttaataaattttacAATACGGCTGTAATGGGGAAAAAATGGAAAAAGAAAAGAGGTCTGGATACTTTCCGAAGACAATGTATATTGCTACTGCAGTTCAAGGTATCTGCATTGAAAATATAGCCTAGTACTGATGGTACTTTGTTCTTATTCAATGAAGGGTTACCCGTCGACCTCCAGTACTTACCAGAGgacaaggaaagagaggaggatccCGACATTCGCAAGATGCTCATTGAGACCATGATACTGGTTGGTGTCACCTGGAGTCAATGCCATGCTTCCACCAACACTTAACCATCTGTGTCACTGAACCATTAAAGCTTTGTTTCTCCGTATAATCCAAACTGTTTttaacagcaaaaaaaaaaagttgctTGCTGGAAATACTCATATCTTTACGTGTGTCTCTTTTGCACCCAGTTGACAGCTACCAAAGTAGGTAGGCAGATTCTGAAGGCCAAGAACGTCTACGCCATCATGAGGGAGTTCCACAACTGGGAAAAGGAGCCTCACGTGGCCGCTGCTTGTGAGAAGCTCATACAGGTAAACTATGAATGTAACTTACATACATTTTTATGTTTGAACTAAGATACAAAAACATAGTAAATCAATACAGAGCAACCTCATGGTGAGCTGTTGGTGATGTGTCTTATCCACAACCCAGTCCAGAGCTGGGGTTTCCCAGCTGTCGTCATGGCACCTTGGCAgttagtggggagaacaagtatttgatacactgccaattttgcaggttttcctacttacaaagcatgtagaggtctgtcattttttatcataggtacacttcaactgtgagagacggaatctaaaacaaaaatccagaaaatcacattgtatgattaagtaattcatttgcattttattgcatgacataagtatttgatcacctaccaaccagtaagaattccggctctcacagacctgttcgtttttctttaagaagccctcctgttctccactcattacctgttaactgcacctgtttgaactcgttacctgtataaaagacacatgtccacacactcaatcaaacagactctaACCTCTCCACAacggccaagaccagagagctgtgtaaggacatcagggaaacaattgtagacctgcacaaggctgggatgggctacaggacaataggcaagcagcttggtgagaaggcaacaactgttggcgcaattattagaaaatggaagaagttcaagatgacggtcaatcacccttggtctggggctccatgcaagatctcacctcgtggggcatcaatgatcatgaggaaggtgaggtatcagcccagaactacatggcaggacctggtcaatgacctgaagagagctgggaccacagtctcaaagaaaaccattagtaacacactacgccgtcatggattaaaatcttgcagcgcacgcaaggtccccttgctcaagccagcgcatgtccaggcccgtctgaagtttgccaatgaccatctggatgatccagaggaggaatgggagaaggtcatgtggtctgatgagacaaaaatagagctttttggtctaaactccactcgccgtgtttggaggaagaagaaggatgagtacaaccccaagaacaccatcccaaccgtttagcatggaggtggaaacgtcattctttggggatgcttttctgcaaaggtgACAGGACGACTgtaccgtattgaggggaggatggatggggccatgtatcgcgagatcttggccaacaacctccttccctcagtaagagcattgaagatgggtcgtggctgcgtcttccagcatgacaacgacccgaaacacacagccagggtaactaaggagtggctccgtaagaagcatctcaaggtcctggagtggcctagccagtctccagacctgaacccaatagaaaatctttggagggagctgaaagtccgtattgcccagcgacagccccgaaacctgaaggatcttgagaaggtctgtatggaggagtgggccaaaatccctgctgcagtgtgtgcaaacctggtcaagaactacaggaaacgtatgatctctaattgcaaacaaaggtttctgtaccaaatattaagttctgcttttctgatgtatcaaatactttatGTCATGCAATGTCACATAAAATActttgtcatgcaataaaatgctacttaattacttaaaaatcatacaatgtgattttctggatttttgttttagattcagtctctcacagttgaagtgtacctatgataaaaaattagacctctacatgctttgtaagtaggaaaacctgtaaaatcggcagtgtatcaaatacttgttctccccactgtatgtagtgGTGGAAGAAAAAGGTGGGTATTCCTCTGATCGCCGGATGCAGTGAAAAAGGTAACGCTTActatactttcaatgcatttttcaGCAAAAGGTGGGTAAACTGTTGAAAAAAATAATAAGTGAGTGAACTGCGTTTACTTGCGTTTACCCTCCATTGCACCTTGGTAACCGTTACATTCAGGAAGAACAACTATTTTCTTTTCATGACTTCTTATTGTGCTTGGTAAGACAACCCAATCTTATGGCGCCAATGAATCTCATGACATCTCAGTACTCTGAGTGCTGAAATTTACAGCATCGGCAGGTTTAAGAAAACAGAGTccacgttccaaatggcaccctattccctacattatATGGGGTCCTAtaggccctggccaaaagtagcacactatatagggaataggatgtcatttgggacgcaggccggATGTTCTGATTGGCTGGAAAAAGCTTCCACTGTTCCGTTCCTGCCTAGTGCCTGCTCTGCACTGCGGTGGCAGTCTTGTAGTGGGGAACGACCGAGTGGAAAAGATGTCACTCGGTCTCGCATAAAAATAAAACCCTGATACACTCCATAACAGCTCGGAGATCCCTTTTGAACTGTGGTCCAGAGGCACAAGTTCAGTCTTTAGCTACCCAGCCAGTTTTAATCACTGTCATAAAACATCCAAATCTAGCGAGTTGAAATCCGAGCGTGATATTTATCCAAGACTAATGGGGTTTTTATGCTGAATCTTGTGgataacaaggctgtaacgtttTATCATATTACTTTTTAAAAAACTATTTCCACTAAGTTTTTCTTCAATTGTTTGGAGCTTGCCCCGATGCTGTTCTGACATTTCTTGGGCTAATTCGTTGTCAATTACAGTCTGCAGTAATGTCGAGGATGTATTGGATATTTTGGTCTCTGTTTTTCACTGAAGTAGCCAAAATACTGGATAGGAAGATCTTAAAGCCAAGGCAGCATTCGACTGAGAGTTGAGGTCAAgacactttaaaaaaataaataaaatgtgtgtTTTTATCCGCATGTGTGAATGCACATGTCTCTGCCAGGTGCTGATCGGGGACGAGCCAGAGCCAGACATGGAGAACCTGTTGGAGGTGGAGATTCCTGAGGACGTGGAGGTGAAGCTCAAAGACATGGATGCCAAGGAGCAGGAGCAGTTGGAGAAAGAGCAGGAAGATCTGTTAAATCCAGACAAGTCACAGCAGTGTGCTGGCATAGTGAGGATGATGTAGCAAGGTGGTCTTTTCTACATTTAAACTGGTCAACCATCTTATGAACAATGGAATCAACTGCTAACTCATTTAACAGAAAATTCTGGACATCACAACAAGAAACGGCATGAAATCAGGACTCGGAAGGACTGTGTGCAATCTGAAACTAGTTGTATTTTCGCACCACAAAGTCTTAAATCGattaaaatgtaattttattttTAATGAAAGGCATATGTCCTTGATTGTTTTCTGTACGAATCCCAAAATGTTTCCGTCACACTTGATTAAGTCCATGGTTAGCAGCCCCCTAGGCTAGTACCGGGGAGTAGAATACCTCAGAAGGTGGTTGGGGGTGCGGCTGCTGTCAGCTTGCCTGAGGGGCTATGCAGCTGCCTGTTGGCCGAGCCAGGCTTCCTGAAGTTGGGGAGATTGTGGAAGGGCTTTGGGGCGAAGGGCGGCCGGGGCCGGGCCACGAAGAGACGGTTGGTGTTGGTGCTCTGGCTTTGGGTGGGTCTCATCAGGAGCCGACAGGGGGACACCAAGGGGGGCTTGGGGCAGGGcggctcctctctcttctcctgtggCGGTTCACGGCGATGGCAGCCTGCGCTGCTGGCCCCACGGCGGTAGTGGGGGGCCACTACAGTTTGCTGGGGCCTCTCAGGCAGGCTGGTGTGTCTGAAGGATGAACGGGTGGGGGTGCCAGGGCCCGAGTGGCAGGAGCGGCCTGTTACACATCCAGTCggctctgtatttcaacatgccaGGTAGACTGACTTTATAACACATCCAGTCGGCTCTATATTTCAACATGCCAGGTAGACTGACTTTATAACACCTCCAGTCggctctgtatttcaacatgccaGGTAGACTGACTTTATAACACATCCAGTCggctctgtatttcaacatgccaGGTAGACTGACTTTATAACACATCCAGTCggctctgtatttcaacatgccaGGTAGACTGACTTTATAACACCTCCAGTCggctctgtatttcaacatgccaGGTAGACTGACTTTATAACACCTCCAGTCggctctgtatttcaacatgccaGGTAGACTGACTTTATAACACCTCCAGTCggctctgtatttcaacatgccaGGTAGACTGACTTTATAACACATCCAGTCggctctgtatttcaacatgccaGGTAGACTGACTTTATAACACCTCCAGTCggctctgtatttcaacatgccaGGTAGACTGACTTTATAACACCTCCAGTCggctctgtatttcaacatgccaGGTAGACTGACTTTATAACACCTCCAGTCggctctgtatttcaacatgccaGGTAGACTGACTTTATAACACCTCCAGTCggctctgtatttcaacatgccaGGTAGACTGACTTTATAACACATCCAGTCggctctgtatttcaacatgctaGGTAGACTGACTTTATAACATTATAGTCTTGTAGAAAAGGGTTTCTAAAACTCTGTCCGGGGCCCCCGTGCACGTTTGTTTTTTGCTTTAGCACTACACAGCCGATTCAAATAAACTAagcttgatgatgatgatgagttgCTTATTtgaccaaaacgtgcacccaagGCGggtcccaggaccgagtttgcgaaggagcaattagggttgagtgccttgctcaagggcacagcgacagatttttcacctagtctgctcggggattcaaaccagtgacctttcggttactggcccatgttcttaaccgctaggctacctgctgaagCTGGTTTATATAGACAAAGAACCGTAGTAGTAGTATTTCACATACTGCTAGATATCTACCTTACATGATGTATAACAGTAATTTACAAAAATGTCATGCCATCTAAAATAATTATGGTGTTAACTTGCTTGAAAGAACAGGACTAAGAGTCcattccaaatggcatcctattccctatatagtgcactacttttgaccagaggccttagggaagtagtgcactacagtggcaagaaaagtatgtgaaccctttgtatttctgcataaactggtcataaaattagatctgatcttcatctaagtcacaacaacaggcacacagtctgcttaaactaataacagtctgcttaaactaataacacacacgaTTGTATTTTTGgataaagtatgtgaaccccgaggctaatgacttctccaaaagctgtcaggagtcagctaacctggagtacaatcatTGAGATGATTGGAGATGTTGATtcgagctgccttgccctataaaaaacactcacaaaatttcagtttgctattcacaagaagcattgcctgatgagaaccatgccttgaacaaaataaatctcagaagacccaagattaagaattgttgacttgcatgaaGCTAAAaatggttacaaaagtatctcaaaGCCTtcatgttcatcagtccacggtaagacaaattgtctataaatggagaaagttcagcactgttgctactctcgctaggagtggccgtcctgcaaagatgactgcaaatTCACAGCGCAGAATACTTAATAAGTTTAAGAAtcttagagtgtcagctaaagacttagaCTCGTCAGAGATGTTGCAGAGATTTCtatgatacgtaaaacactaaataaGAATGGTGTtcacggaagaagccactcctGTCCAAAAAAAAACCATTGCtacacgtctgaagtttgcaaaagagcatctggatgttccacagcgctactggcaaaatattctgtggagagattaaactaaagttgagtcgTTACGAAGGAGCACACCAACATAAAAACCTCCAACTATAAAGTATGTTGGAGGGAGCATCgtggtttggagctgctttgctgcctcagggcctggacagcttgctatcatcgacggaaaaatgaattgaagtttatcaagacattttgcaggagaatgtaaggctatctgtctgccaattgaaacTCAACAGAAgctgggtgatgcaacaggacaatggccgAAAACACAGAagaaaatcaacaacagaatggcttcaacagaaggaaatacgccttctggagtggcccagtcagtgtcttgacctcaacccgattgagatgctgtggcatgacctcaagagagcggttcacaccagacattacaagaatattgctgaactgaaacagttttgtaaagaggaatggtccaaaattcctcctgaccgttgtctGATCCGCacctacagaaaacgtttgattgaggttattgctgcaaaaaggagggtcaaccagttaataaaaccaagggttcacatacttgttccaccctgcactgtgaatgtttacacagtgtgttcaataaagacgtgAAAACAtatcattgtttgtgtgttattagtttaagcagactgtctattgttgtgacttagatgaagatcagatcaaatgttatgaccaatttatgcagaagtccaggtaattccaaagggttcacatactttttcttgccactgtatatagaAAATAGGGCACCATTTATGGAGTGACAGAGGGAACATCTCACCGTCTTTAAGCTTCTTGTCCAGGGCTTTGTTCTTGTGGGTGATGTCGCTCCTGGTGGCACGCAGCTTGTAGAGCAGGCCGGTCATGGATGGCACCATCCACTGGTGTGTGTTGACCTGGTCCAGGGGCAGGCGGGCGGCGGGCTGCCACTCTAACAGCTTCTTAATCAGGTCCTGGCAGCCTGGAGGGGCACAGACAGCCAGGGAACATTAGGACTGGATCTTTTTATGTCCAAAGTATTTTTATTGACTTTAAATGAATACACATGTCAACaagtaaagacagacacacatcccCCCCCAAAGAATCCACTTTGCATTACTATTGTTCTATA carries:
- the LOC129830988 gene encoding protein HGH1 homolog isoform X2, translating into MLSEVEAKELLSFLTLDTRPDVKGQATEYILGLSGNRDGCRYLQTKPDFLKALVTLTTDPSIAIVKDCYHSLINLSADETMHQPLIKDSDFLPILFKNLLDPEFMFADRICTILTNLSRHVKTCKEVFKAMQEQEIGLPQIVDIFCTEGYNKQASLHYLGPLLSNLTQLPETRHFNLDKERCVVQRLLPYTQYQASTIRRGGVIGTLRNCCFDHAHHEGLLSDAVDILPFLLLPLAGPEELSDEENEGLPVDLQYLPEDKEREEDPDIRKMLIETMILLTATKVGRQILKAKNVYAIMREFHNWEKEPHVAAACEKLIQVLIGDEPEPDMENLLEVEIPEDVEVKLKDMDAKEQEQLEKEQEDLLNPDKSQQCAGIVRMM
- the LOC129830988 gene encoding protein HGH1 homolog isoform X1 — encoded protein: MLSEVEAKELLSFLTLDTRPDVKGQATEYILGLSGNRDGCRYLQTKPDFLKALVTLTTDPSIAIVKDCYHSLINLSADETMHQPLIKDSDFLPILFKNLLDPEFMFADRICTILTNLSRHVKTCKEVFKAMQEQEIGLPQIVDIFCTEGYNKQASLHYLGPLLSNLTQLPETRHFNLDKERCVVQRLLPYTQYQASTIRRGGVIGTLRNCCFDHGRGGRLTHILIAHHEGLLSDAVDILPFLLLPLAGPEELSDEENEGLPVDLQYLPEDKEREEDPDIRKMLIETMILLTATKVGRQILKAKNVYAIMREFHNWEKEPHVAAACEKLIQVLIGDEPEPDMENLLEVEIPEDVEVKLKDMDAKEQEQLEKEQEDLLNPDKSQQCAGIVRMM